The Curtobacterium poinsettiae DNA segment TCGCGTACCGGGCGGGTGACGCCGCGGCGGACGTGGTCACGTCCACCAGCACCCGGGCGGTCGCCGCCACGCCGAACGCGACGAGCGCGAGCGCGGCGAGGACGGCGGTCCGGCGGTCGACGGACCGCGAGCGGGCAGGGGTGGGGCGGGGCACCTGCTGACGATAGCCGTGGGGTGGGCGGTTGTCGGGCCTCCAGTTCGGGGTGCACGGCCGGTGGGTCGGTCCGACGGAGGTGAGCGCGGATCGGTTCGATCCCGGGTGGTCCGCCCAAGTACGATGGCGGCATGAGCATCCGCGGGAGCTACCGGACCGCCCTGACGTACGGCGCGGTGGGGGCGACCCAGGCGTCGGACCTCATGACCTACCCGCCGGAGGGATTCACACCGGCCGAGTCGCGCGCGCGGATCGGACACGGCGACCAGCGGTTCGAGACCGCCGTCGTGCAGGCGCTCACGTGGCAGATCCAGGAGCGCAGCGGAGTGCGCGTGCGCGTCGAGGAGCAGCCGGACGACGACGAGGTCCGGTACAACCCGGTCACCTTCGACGACGACGGGGTGCCGATCGCCCCGGCGTCCATCGGGACGCCCCGGGTCGAGAAGTTCGCACCAGACGGCACCCCGCTGCTGACGGCGGGCACGAGCGCGACGCTGACGATCCACGCGTTCGGGCAGACCGTGCAGGCACCGGTTCGCGTCGTGTCGATTATCGACGAGCACGACCGCAAGGGCTTCGCGTACGGCACGCTCGAGGGGCACCCCCTGTCCGGCGAGGAGTCGTTCGTCGTCGAGCGCACTCCGGACGGCTCGGTGTGGCTGCAGGTCCGGCAGTTCTCGCAGCCGGCGAGCCGGAGGTGGCGCTTCGTCGCGCCGTTCGTGCGGCGGCAGCAGAAGGTCATGGCGGAGAAGTACCTGGCGGCGCTGCGGGGCGACTAGGCGTCGCTCGCGGTCGCGGTCGCGGTCGCTCCTCAGCGGAGCGGCGGGAGTGCGGCGATCGCGTCCTCGATGAGGGCGGCGTCTTGCTGGCAGTCGCGCGCGACCGTCACGGCGTTCGTGTGCCGGAGCGCGTCGACGTCGTAGACACCCGTCGCCACCGCCAGGAAGGGGATACCCGCCGCGTCGGCGGCCTCGCCGTCCCGCGGGGTGTCGCCGACGATGACCGCCCGGGTACCGACCAGTTCGGCGGCAGCACGTCGGGTGACCCCGGCGCGGTCCACCTCGGTGTCGCCGAAGTACGAGTGCTCCCAGTCGAAGACGTCGGCGTCGAACCCGGCGCCGGTGAGCTTCACCCGGGCGCGGTACTCGGAGTTGCCGGTGAGCAGGCCGTTGCGCCACCCGAGTTCGGCGAAGCGGGTCAGGAGCGCCTTCGCCCCGGGGACGGGGCTGCGGTGGTCGCCGGAGGCGTGCCGTTCGGTAGTCAGGTCGTGCAGGTGGCGGCTGACCGTGGGGATCAGGGTGTCCTCGAACGCGTGGGCGCGCACGTGCTCGGCGATGAGCCCGGCGTCGGTCCGGCCGTGCTGGTGCCCGACCCGGAGGGTGAGGTCGCGGCCCACCGCCCGCTCGAGGGCGAGGTGGTAGAGGTTGCCCGGGGACGACGCGTTCATCACGAGGGTGCCGTCGATGTCCCACAGGACCGTGGTGGGGACGGGATGGTGCTCCATGGCTCCCATCATGACGGACAATGGACTCCATGCCGAGTGCTCTCCCGATCGCCGATCCAGCACCAGCGGACGGCCTGATCACCCCGTGGGCGGCAGCGGGCTCCGCTGCCGGGCCGGGGGCCGCTCCCGCCGCCGGCGATGTGCCCTTCGGCGTGTACGTGCACGTGCCGTTCTGCCGGGTGCGCTGCGGGTACTGCGACTTCAACACCTACACGGCGTCGGAGCTCCGCGGCGTCCGCCGTGACGACTACGCCGGGCACGCCGTGCGCGAGATCGAGTGGGCCGCGACCGTGCTCGACCGGTCCGGTGTGCCGCGGCGGCCGGTGTCGACCGTCTTCTTCGGCGGCGGCACCCCGACGATGCTGCCGGCGTCCGACCTGGCGATGATCCTCCGAGCGATCGACGACACCTGGGGCATCCTGCCCGGGGCCGAGGTCACCACCGAGGCGAACCCGGACTCCGTCGACGCGGCGTCGCTCGAGACCCTGCGGGCCGGCGGCTTCAACCGGATCAGCTACGGCATGCAGTCCGCCGTGCCGCACGTGCTCGCCACGCTCGACCGCACGCACGACCCGCTCCGGGTCCCCGTCGTCGTCGACCTCGCGAAGCAGCAGGGACTCGACGTCTCGCTCGACCTCATCTACTCGACGCCGGGGGAGTCCCTCGCCGACTGGCGGACCTCGCTCGACGCCGCGATCGCCTGCGAGCCCGACCACGTGTCGGCGTACTCGCTCATCGTCGAGGACGGCACCGCGATGGGTCGCATGGTCGCCCGCGGCGAGCTCCCCGCCCCCGACGACGATCTGGCCGCCGACATGTACGAGCTCGCCGACCAGGTGCTCGGCGACGCCGGCTACTCCTGGTACGAGGTGTCGAACTGGGCGCGCGGTGACGCGCACGCGAGTCGCCACAACCTGTCCTACTGGAAGGGTCACGACTGGTGGGGCGTCGGCCCCGGCGCGCACTCCGCCGTCGCCGGCACGCGCTGGTGGAACGTCAAGCACCCGGCCGCGTACGCGAACCGGGTGCTGTCGGGGGAGTCGCCGGCCGCCGGCCGCGAGACCATCGACGACGAGACGCGGTACGTCGAGCGACTGCTGCTGGCGGCGCGGGTCCGCGGGGAGCTCGCGACGAGCGAGATCCGACAGGAGGCCCGTGGCCGGGTCGCCGGCCTCATCGCACGCGGACTCGTGGACGGGTCGGCCGCGGTGCGGGGACGGATCGATCTGACCCTGCAGGGTCGCCTGCTCGCCGACGCGGTGGTGCGGGAGCTGCTCGACTGACGGTCGTGCGCACTGCTTGCTGCGCACTGCGCTCCGTTGCCGCTACTGCTTGATGAACTCGATCGAGAGCGGGTAGCGGTAGAACTGGCCCTGGTTCGCGGCGATCGCGGCCATGATGCTGAAGATCAGCGAAACGATCGCAGCGGCGAGGATGATCAGGAAGCCGACGCCGAACACCGACGTGAGCGAACCGACGAAGTACGCGATCGCCATCGTGATGTGGAAGTTCAGGGCGACGCGGGTGTGCTCGCGCACGAAGCCGCCGCGGTCGCGGAGGACCAGGTAGGCGACGAGCGGCACGACGACGGTGAAGAAGATGCCACCGATGTGGGTCAGCGTCGCCCACAGGCGCTGGTCCTCGGGGCGCATCGGCTGGGGCGGGGTGTAGCCGGCGGGGTACTGCGGTCCGCCGGGGTACTGGGTCCCGCCGGGCTGCTGGGGGCCACCGGGTCCGTGGCCGTAGGGGCCGCCGGGCTGCTCGGGTCCGTGGCCGTCGGGCTGCTGTCCGTAGGTCATGGCGGAAGCGTATCGGCCGACCGCACGGAAGTCCCGGGCCGTCAGCGGTCGGGCGTAGGATCAGCAGTCGACACGTCCGAGTGCCAGGTCGATCGGGAAAGGAGGCGCTCGTGGTCAGTGAACGCAGCCTCGAGGTCCTCAAGGCCATCGTGCGCGACTACGTGGCGTCGCGTGAACCCGTCGGGTCGAAGACCATCGTCGAGCGGCACGCCTTCGGGGTCAGCGCCGCCACGATCCGCAACGACATGGCCCTGCTCGAGGACGAACAGTTGATCGCGGCACCGCACACCTCGTCCGGCCGGGTGCCGACCGACAAGGGGTACCGCGTCTTCGTCGACCACCTGGCGGGTGCCCGTCCGCTCTCCAGTGCGCAGCGGCACGCCATCGAGACCTTCCTCGGCGCCCCGAACGACCTCGACGAGGTCCTCGGGCGCACCGTCCGGCTGCTCAGCCAGCTCACCAACCAGGTCGCCCTGGTGCAGTACCCCTCGATGGTGCGCGCCCGGGTGCAGCACGTCGAACTCGTCCGGCTCGGTGACGCGCGGTTGATGGTGGTGCTCATCACCGACACCGCCCGCGTCGAACAGCGGGTGGTCGAGACCGACGTCCCGCTCGACGAAGGCTCGCTGGGCGAACTCCGCACCGTGGTGAACGGCGCGACCGTGGGGCTCCTGCTGCAGGACGTCCCGACCGCGCTCCGAGCCGTGCCGCAGCAGCTGCGCCCCGACGCCCAGACGCTCGGCGGGGTCGTCGTCGCCACGCTCATCGAGCAGGTCGCGGCGAACCGGCAGGACCG contains these protein-coding regions:
- a CDS encoding DUF1990 family protein, giving the protein MSIRGSYRTALTYGAVGATQASDLMTYPPEGFTPAESRARIGHGDQRFETAVVQALTWQIQERSGVRVRVEEQPDDDEVRYNPVTFDDDGVPIAPASIGTPRVEKFAPDGTPLLTAGTSATLTIHAFGQTVQAPVRVVSIIDEHDRKGFAYGTLEGHPLSGEESFVVERTPDGSVWLQVRQFSQPASRRWRFVAPFVRRQQKVMAEKYLAALRGD
- a CDS encoding HAD family hydrolase, producing MEHHPVPTTVLWDIDGTLVMNASSPGNLYHLALERAVGRDLTLRVGHQHGRTDAGLIAEHVRAHAFEDTLIPTVSRHLHDLTTERHASGDHRSPVPGAKALLTRFAELGWRNGLLTGNSEYRARVKLTGAGFDADVFDWEHSYFGDTEVDRAGVTRRAAAELVGTRAVIVGDTPRDGEAADAAGIPFLAVATGVYDVDALRHTNAVTVARDCQQDAALIEDAIAALPPLR
- the hemW gene encoding radical SAM family heme chaperone HemW gives rise to the protein MPSALPIADPAPADGLITPWAAAGSAAGPGAAPAAGDVPFGVYVHVPFCRVRCGYCDFNTYTASELRGVRRDDYAGHAVREIEWAATVLDRSGVPRRPVSTVFFGGGTPTMLPASDLAMILRAIDDTWGILPGAEVTTEANPDSVDAASLETLRAGGFNRISYGMQSAVPHVLATLDRTHDPLRVPVVVDLAKQQGLDVSLDLIYSTPGESLADWRTSLDAAIACEPDHVSAYSLIVEDGTAMGRMVARGELPAPDDDLAADMYELADQVLGDAGYSWYEVSNWARGDAHASRHNLSYWKGHDWWGVGPGAHSAVAGTRWWNVKHPAAYANRVLSGESPAAGRETIDDETRYVERLLLAARVRGELATSEIRQEARGRVAGLIARGLVDGSAAVRGRIDLTLQGRLLADAVVRELLD
- a CDS encoding DUF4870 domain-containing protein, with product MTYGQQPDGHGPEQPGGPYGHGPGGPQQPGGTQYPGGPQYPAGYTPPQPMRPEDQRLWATLTHIGGIFFTVVVPLVAYLVLRDRGGFVREHTRVALNFHITMAIAYFVGSLTSVFGVGFLIILAAAIVSLIFSIMAAIAANQGQFYRYPLSIEFIKQ
- the hrcA gene encoding heat-inducible transcriptional repressor HrcA yields the protein MVSERSLEVLKAIVRDYVASREPVGSKTIVERHAFGVSAATIRNDMALLEDEQLIAAPHTSSGRVPTDKGYRVFVDHLAGARPLSSAQRHAIETFLGAPNDLDEVLGRTVRLLSQLTNQVALVQYPSMVRARVQHVELVRLGDARLMVVLITDTARVEQRVVETDVPLDEGSLGELRTVVNGATVGLLLQDVPTALRAVPQQLRPDAQTLGGVVVATLIEQVAANRQDRLLMAGAANLAKSEQDFSGGLFPVLEAIEEQVTLLRLFGEMQVDDIAVAASIGVENAEYGLDATSIVAGGYLAGGEVARLGVLGPTRMDYGTNMAAVRAVARYLSKLLGEH